A section of the Humulus lupulus chromosome 2, drHumLupu1.1, whole genome shotgun sequence genome encodes:
- the LOC133814819 gene encoding uncharacterized protein LOC133814819, whose protein sequence is MEDDDNVAQQESDPWVSVSISRGMPHSDDEQGPVSWANQVETGHFQESGKAIWAKFKESLPSYGGMQLQYSEPMHRDGQIITKLDLEEIKVEASFWKSALIFVVIGANPPLAIFERFIKRIWGKLGIERVARLNSSFTMVKFCDEATRDLVLEAGVAHFDKKPVILRPWTTDLDSLRLVKTIPVWIRLPELGLQYWGVKCLSALVSTNGKPIMVDKITKDRTMLRFSRVLVDMEIADQLPQFINYLNKRGQVMEQPIEYEWLPTKCSNFKKLGHSSSSCKFEARTVWRKKESQNILEPVQQKVEDAVNLKQSSAVMIQKPPQAEAPVGAGSSDTS, encoded by the coding sequence ATGGAGGATGATGATAATGTTGCGCAGCAGGAATCTGATCCATGGGTCTCTGTAAGTATTTCGAGGGGGATGCCTCATTCTGATGATGAGCAAGGTCCGGTTTCTTGGGCTAATCAGGTTGAAACTGGGCACTTTCAAGAATCGGGAAAAGCAATCTGGGCTAAATTTAAAGAATCTCTACCTTCATATGGGGGTATGCAGTTGCAATATTCGGAACCAATGCATAGGGATGGTCAGATAATTACTAAATTGGACTTGGAAGAGATTAAAGTTGAAGCATCCTTTTGGAAATCAGCTTTGATTTTTGTTGTGATAGGAGCTAATCCTCCATTAGCCATCTTTGAAAGATTCATAAAAAGGATTTGGGGCAAACTTGGTATTGAGAGAGTGGCTCGCCTGAATTCAAGTTTCACCATGGTGAAATTTTGTGATGAAGCTACCCGTGACTTGGTTCTCGAAGCTGGTGTGGCTCACTTCGACAAGAAACCTGTCATCCTTCGACCTTGGACAACTGATCTAGACTCCTTGAGGTTAGTAAAAACAATACCGGTGTGGATTAGATTACCTGAACTTGGGTTACAATATTGGGGTGTCAAGTGTTTGAGTGCTCTTGTTAGCACAAATGGGAAACCAATTATGGTGGATAAGATTACCAAGGATAGGACCATGTTAAGATTTTCCCGAGTCTTGGTGGACATGGAAATAGCTGATCAGCTTCCTCAATTTATCAACTATCTCAATAAGCGGGGACAGGTTATGGAACAGCCGATTGAGTATGAGTGGCTTCCAACTAAGTGCTCTAATTTTAAGAAGCTGGGGCACTCTTCAAGCTCTTGCAAGTTTGAAGCCAGAACTGTCTGGAGGAAGAAAGAATCTCAGAACATACTAGAACCTGTTCAGCAGAAGGTTGAGGATGCTGTCAATTTGAAGCAGAGCAGTGCTGTAATGATTCAGAAGCCTCCTCAAGCAGAAGCTCCAGTTGGTGCTGGGTCGAGTGATACTAGTTGA
- the LOC133814820 gene encoding uncharacterized protein LOC133814820: MGDVGCQFEQSKSLFHQAQNALFADPSNASLASAERETYLEYRRHEKFLESFLRQKSKITWLRFGDDNTAYFHASLKKRKMSNRIVSYISADGSVVDDYKQVTHHFLHHFQSFLGCSGRANGHIDMQSISCGPVLDMASQLDLIKPFTFHDVKIALSSIHPFKSLDGYGASFFKVMWKEIGREVSLAVLEFFETGFILQSLNDTLLVLIPKVD; encoded by the coding sequence ATGGGGGATGTTGGGTGTCAATTTGAGCAAAGTAAATCTCTGTTCCACCAGGCTCAGAATGCTTTGTTTGCTGATCCTAGCAATGCTTCTTTGGCCTCGGCTGAAAGAGAAACTTATTTGGAGTATAGAAGACATGAGAAATTTCTTGAGAGTTTTCTTAGACAAAAGAGTAAGATTACTTGGCTTCGATTTGGGGATGACAATACGGCTTATTTTCATGCTAGTTTGAAGAAAAGGAAGATGTCTAATCGCATAGTTTCTTATATATCAGCTGATGGGTCTGTTGTTGATGATTATAAGCAGGTAACTCACCATTTCCTTCATCATTTTCAGAGCTTCTTGGGGTGTTCGGGTAGAGCTAATGGTCACATTGATATGCAAAGTATCTCTTGTGGCCCGGTTTTAGATATGGCTTCCCAACTGGATCTAATTAAACCGTTCACTTTTCATGATGTTAAAATTGCCCTCTCTAGCATTCATCCATTTAAAAGTCTTGATGGGTATGGGGCTAGTTTTTTCAAGGTTATGTGGAAAGAAATAGGCAGGGAGGTTTCACTGGCTGTCCTTGAGTTTTTTGAGACGGGTTTTATTCTTCAAAGCTTAAATGACACTCTTTTGGTGCTGATTCCGAAGGTGGACTAG